In Armatimonadota bacterium, the following proteins share a genomic window:
- a CDS encoding branched-chain amino acid ABC transporter permease, producing MTVGSIYALTAIGFTIVYNCTQVVNFAQGEFVMLGAVVAAVLVSMHVSLPLAVLAAVAVSGIVGCLVAMSLLRPLRTGSTVTLVIITVGASILLRGIAMLLWGKDALPLPAYSGDHTLRFGGAAIQAQSLWVFGITALLVLLLWLFYRYTLIGRGMRACASCKAGARLVGININRMTILSFMLGGAIGAVGGAVVAPITMAQYDMGAMLGLKGFCAAILGGLGNFSGGIAAGLMLGILEAMGAGFVSSGYKDAIAFIILLIILFARPQGVFGGRKKE from the coding sequence ATGACGGTCGGCAGTATCTACGCGCTGACCGCGATCGGATTCACGATAGTATACAACTGCACCCAGGTGGTCAACTTCGCGCAGGGCGAGTTCGTGATGCTCGGCGCCGTGGTTGCCGCGGTGCTCGTGTCCATGCACGTCTCGCTTCCCCTGGCAGTGCTCGCAGCAGTGGCTGTGTCCGGCATAGTAGGATGCCTGGTCGCCATGTCTCTGCTCAGGCCGCTCCGGACCGGCTCGACGGTAACTCTTGTCATCATCACCGTCGGCGCCTCGATACTGCTCCGCGGGATTGCTATGCTTCTCTGGGGCAAAGACGCCTTGCCTCTGCCCGCCTATTCGGGCGACCACACGCTCAGGTTCGGCGGCGCAGCAATTCAGGCGCAGAGCCTGTGGGTATTCGGCATCACCGCGCTTCTCGTGCTCCTGCTGTGGCTCTTCTACCGATACACGCTGATCGGACGCGGCATGAGGGCATGCGCGTCGTGCAAGGCGGGCGCAAGGCTCGTCGGCATCAACATCAACCGCATGACGATACTCTCGTTCATGCTGGGAGGAGCGATCGGCGCCGTGGGTGGGGCGGTGGTTGCTCCGATCACGATGGCCCAGTACGATATGGGAGCCATGCTCGGTCTCAAGGGCTTCTGCGCCGCGATCCTGGGCGGACTCGGCAACTTCTCGGGCGGAATAGCCGCCGGACTAATGCTGGGAATACTGGAGGCGATGGGAGCCGGGTTCGTCTCGAGCGGCTACAAGGACGCGATAGCATTCATCATTCTACTGATCATTCTCTTCGCCCGACCCCAAGGCGTATTCGGCGGGCGAAAGAAAGAGTAG
- a CDS encoding phenylacetate--CoA ligase — protein sequence MPIWNKRCETMPREDMEQLQIERLQLTVNRAYRNVRFYHKRFEKLGIEPEDVTSPADLGRLPFTTKEDLCDAYPYEMFSVPLKEIVRIHSSSGSSGQGAVIGYTRNDLRTWSDLVARVVSGAGVTKNDVLQVTFDYGLFTGGFGIHYGAERVGASVIPASGGNTERQIRIMKDFKTTALVGTPSYALHIAEVMEQMDVDRDAFSLRLGLFGGEPFPECLRAEIEDRLGISATDNYGISDVMGPGIAGECEHKCGLHVNEDHFLAELVNPSTLEPVGYGEQGELVLTTITKQGMPLIRYRTRDLTTLNPERCSCGRTTVRMSKIAGRTDDMLIIRGINVYPSQIEAILYEIEGVEPHYRIIVDRVEAMDELTVLVEVSADIITDQISRLVQLEEKIRDRIHAVVGLTPKLRLVEPKTLQDSPDAAQRVVDNRNLS from the coding sequence ATGCCTATCTGGAACAAACGATGTGAAACGATGCCGCGCGAGGATATGGAGCAGTTGCAGATCGAGCGTCTCCAACTCACGGTCAACCGCGCGTACCGAAACGTCCGCTTCTACCACAAGCGGTTCGAGAAGCTCGGAATCGAGCCTGAGGACGTGACATCGCCGGCCGACCTCGGCCGACTGCCGTTCACGACCAAGGAAGACCTGTGCGACGCCTACCCGTACGAGATGTTCAGCGTACCCCTGAAGGAGATCGTGCGCATACACTCCTCGTCCGGATCGTCCGGGCAGGGGGCAGTCATCGGCTACACGCGAAACGACCTGCGGACTTGGAGCGACCTCGTCGCCCGCGTCGTCAGCGGGGCCGGGGTGACCAAGAACGACGTCCTGCAGGTAACCTTCGACTACGGGCTGTTCACCGGCGGCTTCGGAATCCATTACGGAGCCGAGCGCGTCGGCGCGTCGGTCATCCCGGCGTCGGGAGGCAATACGGAGCGCCAGATCCGCATCATGAAGGACTTCAAGACGACCGCGCTCGTCGGAACCCCGAGCTACGCCCTTCACATCGCCGAGGTGATGGAACAGATGGACGTGGACCGCGATGCGTTCTCTTTGAGACTGGGACTGTTCGGGGGCGAACCGTTCCCGGAATGCCTGCGCGCCGAGATCGAGGATCGCCTGGGGATAAGCGCGACGGACAACTACGGGATCAGCGACGTGATGGGTCCGGGGATAGCCGGCGAATGCGAGCACAAGTGCGGCCTGCACGTGAACGAGGACCACTTCCTGGCGGAGTTGGTCAACCCTTCGACGCTCGAACCCGTCGGGTACGGTGAACAGGGCGAACTGGTCCTGACGACGATCACCAAGCAGGGGATGCCCCTGATCAGATACAGGACGAGGGACCTGACCACACTCAACCCGGAGCGATGCTCGTGCGGGCGAACGACCGTCCGCATGAGCAAAATCGCCGGACGCACCGACGACATGCTCATCATCCGGGGCATCAACGTCTATCCCTCGCAGATCGAGGCGATCCTGTACGAGATTGAGGGAGTCGAGCCGCATTACCGGATCATCGTAGACCGTGTCGAGGCGATGGACGAACTGACTGTGCTGGTCGAGGTCTCGGCAGACATCATCACCGACCAGATCAGCAGGCTCGTGCAACTCGAAGAGAAGATAAGGGATCGAATCCACGCGGTAGTGGGTCTCACTCCGAAGCTGAGGCTCGTCGAGCCGAAGACGCTTCAGGACAGCCCGGACGCCGCTCAGCGCGTGGTGGACAATCGGAACCTGTCGTAG
- a CDS encoding branched-chain amino acid ABC transporter permease, with protein MTSETGKQETNAPSARGTAGSKLMGYAPFVALIAAIVIVPNLIFRPSAGGGNYQLTVLIYVGINTILAVGLNLLMGYAGQVSLGHAAFYGLGAYTSAILTSRVGLSPWIGMLAGVLLTSLIAWLIGAQALKLHGYYLAMATLGFGVIVSIVFVQWEPMTGGTSGIYGIPSLGIGRLILDDDVSMFYVVWGLAAAVIALSANIVHSRIGRAFRAVHSSEMAASTLGVDTARYKLQVFVLSAALASIAGSLYAHYVTFISPEPFGFKFSVELVVMVAVGGMASVWGAIFGAAAITVLGELLRGLGHVHIPGMGGSLADFDVVVFGLILMLIMIYMPDGLVRSAVDATASFLRMARGKKAVGR; from the coding sequence TTGACTTCGGAAACAGGGAAACAAGAGACGAACGCGCCGTCGGCGCGCGGAACAGCTGGATCGAAGCTGATGGGCTATGCGCCCTTCGTCGCGCTCATCGCGGCGATAGTCATAGTTCCAAACCTGATCTTCAGGCCCTCGGCCGGGGGCGGCAATTACCAGCTCACCGTGCTGATATACGTCGGCATAAACACCATTCTGGCCGTCGGGCTGAACCTGCTTATGGGCTACGCGGGGCAGGTCTCGCTCGGCCACGCGGCATTCTACGGACTGGGAGCGTACACGTCCGCGATACTGACCTCGCGCGTGGGACTCTCGCCGTGGATCGGTATGCTTGCGGGCGTACTGCTCACATCGCTCATCGCGTGGTTGATCGGAGCGCAGGCCCTGAAGCTCCACGGCTATTACCTGGCAATGGCGACGCTGGGCTTCGGCGTCATCGTCTCGATAGTGTTTGTGCAGTGGGAGCCGATGACCGGCGGGACGTCCGGCATATACGGCATACCCAGTCTCGGCATCGGCAGACTGATTCTTGACGACGATGTCTCGATGTTCTACGTTGTGTGGGGACTGGCGGCGGCGGTGATAGCTCTCTCGGCCAACATCGTTCACTCGCGGATAGGGCGCGCGTTCCGGGCCGTTCACAGCAGCGAAATGGCCGCTTCGACGCTCGGAGTGGACACGGCGAGGTACAAGCTGCAGGTCTTCGTGCTGAGCGCCGCGCTCGCCTCGATAGCCGGAAGCCTCTACGCGCACTACGTCACGTTCATAAGCCCGGAGCCTTTCGGGTTCAAGTTCTCGGTCGAACTGGTCGTCATGGTCGCCGTGGGCGGCATGGCCAGCGTGTGGGGAGCGATCTTCGGGGCGGCGGCGATCACCGTGTTGGGCGAGCTTCTGCGCGGGCTCGGCCACGTTCATATTCCGGGGATGGGCGGCTCGCTGGCCGACTTCGACGTAGTCGTCTTCGGGCTGATCCTCATGCTGATCATGATCTACATGCCGGACGGCCTGGTGCGCAGCGCCGTTGACGCGACCGCATCGTTCCTGCGGATGGCCCGCGGGAAGAAGGCGGTGGGCCGATGA
- a CDS encoding ABC transporter ATP-binding protein, translating to MNADPALVEARCITKIFGGLTAVDDVTFEIRRGELRAIIGPNGAGKSTLLNILSGVLSPTSGELSFANGSTLGLPPHRIAGLGIARTFQNVQLFGNMTVLENVMVGRHMRSRQGFVAAAFRFPAQAREERQIVDDALSKLEIVGLTERAHDPAASLPFGQQRLLEIARALATEPTMMLLDEPASGLSTHETEGLANLLRKIKDQGITVALVDHDMQFVMDISDSVVVLDHGQKIADGTPEEVQADEKVIAAYLGEEV from the coding sequence ATGAACGCCGATCCCGCACTCGTCGAGGCACGATGCATTACGAAGATATTTGGCGGTCTCACCGCCGTGGACGATGTCACGTTCGAGATAAGGCGCGGCGAACTGCGGGCCATCATCGGGCCGAACGGAGCCGGCAAGAGCACGCTGCTCAACATACTGTCAGGGGTTCTATCCCCTACGTCGGGAGAGCTGAGTTTCGCCAACGGGTCAACACTGGGGCTGCCGCCGCATCGGATCGCGGGGTTGGGAATCGCGCGCACCTTCCAGAACGTGCAGCTCTTCGGCAATATGACCGTGCTAGAGAACGTCATGGTCGGAAGACATATGCGGTCCCGACAGGGATTCGTCGCCGCAGCGTTCAGGTTTCCCGCACAGGCGCGCGAGGAGCGGCAGATCGTTGACGACGCCCTCTCTAAGCTCGAGATCGTCGGCCTGACTGAGAGGGCGCACGACCCAGCGGCGAGCCTCCCGTTCGGACAACAGCGACTGCTCGAAATCGCGCGGGCGCTCGCCACGGAACCGACGATGATGCTGCTCGACGAGCCGGCTTCCGGCCTGAGCACCCACGAGACCGAGGGCCTTGCGAATCTGCTGAGGAAGATCAAGGACCAGGGCATAACGGTGGCGCTCGTAGACCACGATATGCAGTTCGTCATGGACATCTCGGACAGCGTGGTGGTGCTGGACCACGGGCAGAAGATCGCCGACGGAACCCCGGAAGAAGTACAGGCGGACGAGAAAGTCATCGCCGCCTATCTGGGCGAGGAGGTGTAG
- a CDS encoding ACT domain-containing protein, producing the protein MKVEQISVFLENKSGRLGDVTRTLAGNEVNIRALSIADTADYGLLRLIVDHPERATEVLTGEGFTVTATEVLAIEVPDRPGGLAGIIEILASKGLNIDYMYAFVGSSGENAIVVFRTEPVDKAIEALKEGGARILTGDELHAL; encoded by the coding sequence ATGAAGGTAGAACAGATATCCGTCTTCCTTGAGAACAAGTCCGGCCGCCTGGGTGACGTCACCCGCACACTCGCCGGGAACGAGGTCAACATTCGCGCTCTGTCCATCGCGGACACTGCGGACTACGGTCTCCTGCGCCTGATAGTAGATCACCCGGAACGCGCCACCGAGGTGCTGACCGGCGAGGGCTTCACAGTCACGGCGACGGAGGTGCTGGCGATCGAGGTGCCGGACCGCCCGGGCGGACTCGCCGGCATAATAGAGATCCTCGCGTCGAAGGGCCTGAACATAGACTACATGTATGCGTTCGTCGGATCGTCCGGCGAGAACGCGATCGTTGTATTTCGAACCGAACCGGTTGACAAAGCAATAGAGGCTCTGAAGGAAGGCGGAGCCAGGATACTTACAGGCGACGAACTCCACGCGCTCTAG
- a CDS encoding ACT domain-containing protein: protein MKVKQLSIFLENQSGRLAEVSEAIGAEGVNIRALSLADTSGFGILRLIVDDIAKAHAVLKSGGFTVRETDVIAIEIPDRPGGLGSVLKIFADAKINIEYMYAYVQKSAENAVVIFRIDNVDEGIRTLEAKGVKMLSAKQVYGL from the coding sequence ATGAAGGTCAAGCAGCTCTCTATCTTCCTCGAGAACCAGTCCGGCCGGCTAGCCGAGGTGTCGGAAGCGATAGGCGCGGAAGGTGTCAACATCCGGGCCCTCTCGCTCGCGGACACATCGGGTTTCGGGATACTCCGCCTGATCGTAGACGACATCGCCAAAGCCCATGCCGTGCTGAAGTCCGGTGGGTTTACGGTTCGCGAGACCGATGTCATCGCGATCGAGATCCCCGACAGGCCTGGTGGTCTCGGAAGCGTGCTCAAGATCTTCGCCGATGCGAAGATCAACATCGAGTATATGTACGCCTACGTGCAGAAGTCCGCCGAGAACGCGGTCGTGATCTTCCGGATCGACAACGTGGACGAGGGGATCAGGACTCTGGAGGCGAAGGGCGTCAAGATGCTTTCGGCGAAGCAGGTCTACGGCCTCTAG
- a CDS encoding ABC transporter ATP-binding protein, which translates to MLRLTSVAAAYGRITALRRVSLHVGAGEIVAVIGANGAGKTTLLDTICGILPAQSGSIKYDGHEVAGAAPESLVKLGISHVPQGRQLFPDMTVYENLVLGAYRRPRADKQAQMREDLERVYSIFTRLEERHSQLAGTLSGGEQQMLAIGRSLMSRPRLLLLDEPSMGLAPLVIKDIFKVITALHKQGTTVLIVEQNAKAALSVAQRGYVIETGRVILEGTAHELERNPEVQRAYLGKGYRQIIES; encoded by the coding sequence ATGCTCAGGCTCACGAGCGTTGCGGCGGCATACGGGCGCATCACCGCCCTGCGGAGAGTTTCCCTGCACGTCGGAGCGGGCGAGATCGTCGCGGTCATAGGCGCGAACGGTGCGGGCAAGACGACGCTGCTCGATACGATATGCGGCATTCTTCCGGCACAGTCCGGCTCCATAAAGTACGACGGGCACGAAGTGGCCGGAGCCGCGCCGGAGAGCCTCGTGAAGCTTGGAATCTCGCACGTACCGCAGGGACGCCAGCTCTTCCCGGACATGACAGTGTACGAGAACCTCGTGCTGGGCGCGTACCGCCGCCCGAGGGCCGACAAGCAGGCCCAGATGCGCGAGGACCTCGAGCGGGTCTACTCGATTTTCACGAGACTCGAGGAGAGGCACTCTCAACTCGCGGGAACGCTGTCCGGCGGCGAACAGCAGATGCTCGCCATCGGGCGCTCGCTGATGTCACGCCCCAGGCTCTTGCTGCTCGACGAGCCCTCGATGGGCCTGGCCCCACTTGTCATCAAGGACATCTTCAAGGTAATCACCGCACTCCACAAGCAGGGCACAACGGTGCTGATCGTGGAACAGAACGCGAAGGCGGCGCTCTCGGTCGCCCAACGCGGGTACGTCATCGAGACCGGACGGGTCATTCTGGAGGGAACTGCCCACGAACTGGAGCGAAATCCCGAGGTACAGAGGGCGTATCTCGGCAAGGGTTACAGGCAGATCATAGAAAGCTGA
- a CDS encoding ABC transporter substrate-binding protein translates to MQGRIRLAATLIVCLAILIAAGCAKQTGNAPYKVGVVLDITGPASPLGTPERDTVKMIADQITAEGGIKGHPVEFIIEDNASEETKCVMAVKKLIESDKVCAIIGPSTTGTTLAVAGMCEKAQIPLISCAAGIKITDPVKPFVFKTAQADVHAAAKVLDYLKAKGIKTVAFINDSNAFGASGLEQTEKQAAGAGVTIIAKEQFGGKDTDMTAQLTRINAKKPDAVICWGTNPGPAIVAKNMKQLGMKMPLVNSHGIANKKFIELAGDAANGVVFPAGRLIVADSIPDSDPQKATLLTYASQFEKAYGKSADTFGGHAWDAVHLVVKALESVGDDPAKIRDEIENTTNFVGISGVFNFSAKDHNGLTKDSFVMVEIKDGKWTLMK, encoded by the coding sequence ATGCAAGGAAGGATTCGCCTTGCGGCAACGCTCATCGTGTGTCTGGCCATTCTCATCGCGGCCGGATGCGCGAAGCAGACAGGCAACGCGCCCTACAAGGTAGGCGTGGTGCTGGACATCACCGGGCCGGCGTCTCCCCTGGGGACTCCCGAGCGGGACACGGTCAAGATGATCGCCGACCAGATCACCGCGGAAGGCGGGATAAAGGGTCATCCCGTCGAGTTCATCATCGAGGACAACGCCAGCGAAGAGACCAAGTGCGTGATGGCGGTCAAGAAGCTGATCGAGTCCGACAAGGTGTGCGCGATCATCGGCCCGAGCACGACCGGCACGACACTCGCCGTCGCCGGGATGTGCGAGAAGGCGCAGATACCGTTGATCTCCTGCGCGGCGGGCATCAAGATCACGGACCCGGTGAAACCGTTCGTATTCAAGACGGCCCAGGCTGACGTCCACGCCGCGGCCAAGGTGCTTGACTACCTGAAGGCTAAGGGAATCAAGACCGTAGCGTTCATCAACGATTCCAACGCATTCGGGGCCAGCGGCCTCGAGCAGACGGAGAAGCAGGCCGCAGGAGCCGGCGTCACCATCATCGCCAAGGAGCAGTTCGGCGGCAAGGACACCGACATGACGGCCCAGCTGACCCGCATCAACGCGAAGAAGCCCGACGCCGTCATCTGCTGGGGCACGAACCCCGGACCGGCGATTGTCGCCAAGAACATGAAACAGCTCGGGATGAAGATGCCGCTGGTCAACAGCCACGGCATCGCGAACAAGAAGTTCATCGAGCTTGCCGGTGATGCGGCGAACGGCGTGGTATTCCCCGCCGGCCGACTGATAGTCGCCGACAGCATACCCGACTCCGACCCTCAGAAGGCTACACTGCTGACGTACGCCTCTCAGTTCGAGAAAGCTTACGGAAAGAGCGCCGACACGTTCGGCGGGCACGCGTGGGACGCGGTCCACCTCGTCGTGAAGGCTCTCGAGAGCGTGGGGGACGATCCGGCGAAGATCCGCGACGAGATCGAGAACACCACCAACTTCGTAGGCATCAGCGGCGTCTTCAACTTCTCGGCCAAAGATCACAACGGCCTGACGAAGGATTCGTTCGTCATGGTCGAGATCAAGGACGGGAAGTGGACGCTGATGAAGTAG